A stretch of DNA from Anthonomus grandis grandis chromosome 22, icAntGran1.3, whole genome shotgun sequence:
CTAAATCATCAAAGCATGTTCAGAACGGAAAAGCTTTTCCAAAGACGACAATAACCTCTTTGTTTATTAAACCTGAGAGTTCTTTGCAAACTCAGGGCAAAGTGGCCGAAATTAAAATAACAGGATTTTTGACAGAGCACAATATCTATTTAATTCGGCTGATCATTTAACAAATCTAATTAAAAGTTGTTTTCCTGACTCGAAAATTGCTCAGGGAATGTCACTAGGAAGATTTAAAGCGACTCAagtttctaaaaatgttattggtgCCTGTGCCGAACAAGAAATAATCTCTTATTTAAAGGGCTCCAAATTCAGTCTGATTATTGATGAATCTACTGACAGTTCATCAGTTAACACTTTATGTATATGCGTGAGATTTTTCCATCCTAAAATCTGTAAAGTTGATACTCTTTTCTGGAAACTTTTGCAAATTCTCTCTGGGGATGAACCTGAGGAAGCGGATCAAGGTGCTACTAGCCAGAGGCTATATGAGGAAATAGTAACACTCCTATCGCAAAATGGTATTCCTCTTAAAATAATGATTGGTTTTGCATCGGACGGCTGTAATACCATGTTTGGTAGTAAAAACTCCGTGGCAAACAAATTAGCTAACGATATCCCGGGATTAATGCTTCAGAAATGTGTATGCCATTCTTTGCATTTATGCGCAAGTGAAGCGTGTAAAAATTTACCCCGAATGTGTGAGCCGAATATGTGAGCCTGTGTGTGCGAGACTTGGCCAGAAATATTtacggtttttttaaaaacagcgCTAAGCGACAGGCAATGTTCAGAGAATTTCAGGACTTTTGTAGTACTGAACCACAAAAGATACTTAGACCAGCCCAAACTCGTTGGTTGTCATTACTGCAGGTGGTTAAGCGGATCCTAGAACAGTGGGaacctttaaaattgtttttcacttCAAATTAGCTGGAACATCGTCTTATATCCAGcgagaaaataaatattgctcTTGATAAATTcgagataaaaatattttatatttttttgtaaagggTTCTACCTAAATTTTTCGAccttaacaaatattttcagaGTGAAAAAggggtaattttaaatttacacagTAAGAGGGTTATGtgttacaaacattttttatcaGCTTTTATGGAACAAAACTATGTCAATAATACAGACATTGGTAAAATTGACCCAACTGATGATGCACATTTCCTTTGAATAACAAATATGAATTTGGGTATTGGGGTTCTTCAGAATATAGATTCTTTAGAGGAACCTgctaaaattgattttctttaacgctgtcgtaattttttaataactgctTGTCTAGGAATAAAAAAACGGTATAATTTCGAAGATCCTGTGCTAAGTAAGTTGCCCATCTTAACTTTAAATAGTATCAAAAAGGGCAATGAGACCACACTTTTACCGCTGATGAAATCTTTACCTCAAATTTGTGAACTTCAAAACACAcatcaaatacaaaaaactgaTGACCAGTggagaaaattacaaatttacgaAGATCTACCGGAATCCAAGGAAGTTgatgagtttttttataaactaagtCAGGTAAAAGATTTTAGTGGAGAATTCATATTCCCCGATTTGTCCAAGTTTGCACTAAATGTGCTGTCACTACCGCATTCAAGTGCCAGTTGTGAAAGGCAATTTTCAAaggtgaatttaataaaaactaatgcaAGAAATAGAATAATAACGGATACATTAAATGGTCATATGTTATCTTCCCAGAAAGTTCATCTAGAACAAAACTGTTTTAGATTTAATCGTAGTGAAAAAATGTTGAGAACTATGACGTCAGCCACACTTTATCAGAATAAAGCTGCGACAAAAGAGAAAGAAACTAACGCAGAATCTGAAGACGATGACATAATTTTTGATGAATGTTaaccatattttaattcaaattttgtgatatttaggaaataaatacatttaagaatattttcagaatttttttccctttaaactTTCGACTTcaaagtaatattaattaaactttcgAAGGTATAAATATCGACGTTCAGTACGATAATTTTAAACAGGCTATGCGATTATTTTCTTTATGACATCTAGCAACACTGGACTCACAGTTCAGCATTAATGGCGACATTGCGAAATGATAAATGCGTCAGTGACTCCCTGTTCCTTAAATGGATAAcagaaaataatcaaattgGCACGACGCAAAAAATACTAGTAACCTATTATTATAAATCGTTATACAAAACATTAGAATTTTATCGTTCGAATTGAGAaactaattattataataaaggGTGTAGtattaccgttgattgaatatttcaaatatacaATCAACGGTATTTCTATTGTTAAATAGCAACCGATAGGTCATCATACTTATGTAAACAGTAAAAATACTAATGGACGATGTGGCAAACTCGCACAAACCAATGTTTTTGACACTTGACAGTGATAATAAAACACATACGTAACCTTActtagtaaacaaaaataaagaatttttagttttgatCAAGAAGTTACCGAAACTCTCATATATGTTATAATCCTGATTTAAAACGGATTAAAGTATGGCCTGGCTTCAAAATTTGGCAGGACATGCCGAAAAGTTGCTCAACCAAATAGATCAAAATGCTGCTACAGTGTTAAATGATACCAACAACAAGCAAAATTCTGATTTTGAGTGAGTTTATTAAATCTTCTTTTGTTCATATTTGTACCTTTATCTTTTCTCAGAGTGGAGACTAGCTTAATTCCTGAATCAGAGAAAGTACGAACGTCTCCAGTGACAATTCTGAGACACTCTAGATCACCCACACCAGATTTTCAGTTTGATAAAAAGTTAGAAAAGGCATCTGAGGGCTTTATTCCAATATCTGAAAATACAATATCAGGTAAACtgtaatacttaaaataaagtaCTTAAATAACTATAAGATTTCAGTTCCGGTGAATGATGAGCCTAATGAAGCAACCTTCACTAATATTCAAACCTCAATGTCTTCCAACTCAATCCACAATAGTTTGCTGATGACTCAAGAATTAgatgttttacaaaataaaatatccatGCTAGAACTAGAAAACCAAGATATTAATACACAACTCTTAAATATGCAACACTTATATTCAGAAATACGGAATGAAAATGCTAATCTACAGTTCCAAGTTGAGAGACTGACTGAGCAACTAGCTTCTGCTCAGAGTGAGAAGGAGCAATATGTTGCTAGAGCACAGAGAATATTACAAGAGAAGGAGAGTTTGATTTCATTGAAGCAGGAGAGCAATAATAGTGAGATTAATGTGAAACACCTTTTTACTACATATAATGAAGAGTTAAAGTAAGTGCAAACTAAGTTTAgatttaatactattttttgatttttaaaccaaatatataaattaatatcattttattaatttatatatgaaAAGGTGGACAACCTTAAGCACTGTTTGATGAAGTCTCAATTTAGTTAATAAGCAATCAAAACTGAATGCACATAGTACTGGGTATTGCTGTTTCTGTTGCATAAATTTTATATGTACAGGTAAAACAGCTTTTTAACTGGCCAATTAAAGATTGGCAAACCCTCAACTATTTTACAGCCTTGTACAgctgtttaaaatgtttgttgtgttattttactgttaaatattttcaataattactACAATAATAAAGTCAAGGATTATTCATAGAAGTATTTCATTAGGAAAGAGCTGGAATttcaacaagaaaaaaatatggatttaacccaaaaaaatgccaaattaCTGAGTGATATGCAATCACTGCAAATGCAACACCAAGTGATTCAGCAAGACCTAAATCAATCGATTCAGGCCTTACAACATGCGCTTTTAAGTGAAAAGATGCAAAGATCTGCAATTGAAGATGATTGTTCTCAAAAGACCAAggtattaaaatcaattttaatatttctaagactaatagtttattttatattaggaACTGGATATAAGGGTGCAAGAGTTGGCTCAGcttcaagaaaaatttagacAGGCAATGAGTAACATCGGTACACTTAAGGAGGCATTGCTTAAAAAAGCAGAACCCATCACTGTTGATGAAAACCAGATCAGGTCTTTGACACACACATTAATGGTCAAGCAGAATAAGCTGGAAACTGTCACATCTGAAAGAAATGCTCTGATTCTTCAGTTGGAAAAACTAGAAgttagtatattaaaaatttttttttggaattaaaaaaataaaagctaattaaattaaactgacCAAAATTAAGCTTCTCCTCCATTTCAAAATTAGATGTTTTTCTTTCTAGTATAGTACCTAATCTGGATGCAGATTCATTTAATGATTgatcacttaaaaatattttatgctacATTGTTTCAACtagagtataaaaaaatatctatatttacATTTACTTTATCTAATTTGGATTCCAATAAAAGACAATTCTATTGTTCAAACTATATAAGCAAGAATGAATGAATTCAAGTCAAAAGTAAATTTCTTCTTCGCAGACAGGGTACAGAGAGGcagctttataaaataatattttttgaaattttgttttgtttttacttttgaatttatattttctttcgACTGTATATTGTATTTGTATGAATATAAACACTATGGTTTTAGGCTGAACATAAAAGGGAGGTTGCTGAACTGAAGAGAGATAAAGTAAAAGTAATTAATGTTCAAGCAGCAAATGATGGTATGTCGAGTAGTAGTTTTTTCTGAATAACACATGTTTATGTCTTACATTTAGAAGGAGTtctcataccaaattttatgAGGGTGTCCCCTCATGATGCTGGTGTGACAAGAAGAGTTAAAAAGGCATATTCTACTTTGGACGCTATAAGTGTAAGGACTGGAATATTTCTAAGAAGATATCCTGTGGCcagagtttttgttttttcatacaTGGTAAACAACATCTAACACAAAATGATGTACCTATGaactcatttaaaattttttaggtgATTCTGCATCTATGGGTCCTATTGATATTGTTATGGTATGTTCCTTCCAACTAGTATTTGGctgtattaatattttattaattaactgttaaatgtttttattattattgtttcaagtattttagacattgttatataaataaagtatattttgtataagaaaaaaactttttaaaagtttacttatttataaatttggCTAGCGCTGTGTTCTGACTAAGATTCTTCATTTCCTTAAGGGCTAAAGCTACATTAAACCTCAATATATGGAATGCTTTGTGGTTTAGC
This window harbors:
- the LOC126748147 gene encoding LOW QUALITY PROTEIN: uncharacterized protein LOC126748147 (The sequence of the model RefSeq protein was modified relative to this genomic sequence to represent the inferred CDS: substituted 1 base at 1 genomic stop codon), with protein sequence MREYEDKSTTQEQSVHMYETSIGLGNRVSKLIWMSVKKAQYLFNSADHLTNLIKSCFPDSKIAQGMSLGRFKATQVSKNVIGACAEQEIISYLKGSKFSLIIDESTDSSSVNTLCICVRFFHPKICKVDTLFWKLLQILSGDEPEEADQGATSQRLYEEIVTLLSQNGIPLKIMIGFASDGCNTMFGSKNSVANKLANDIPGLMLQKCLEHRLISSEKINIALDKFEIKIFYIFLXRVLPKFFDLNKYFQSEKGVILNLHRIKKRYNFEDPVLSKLPILTLNSIKKGNETTLLPLMKSLPQICELQNTHQIQKTDDQWRKLQIYEDLPESKEVDEFFYKLSQVKDFSGEFIFPDLSKFALNVLSLPHSSASCERQFSKVNLIKTNARNRIITDTLNGHMLSSQKVHLEQNCFRFNRSEKMLRTMTSATLYQNKAATKEKETNAESEDDDIIFDEC
- the LOC126749044 gene encoding golgin subfamily A member 5, translated to MAWLQNLAGHAEKLLNQIDQNAATVLNDTNNKQNSDFEVETSLIPESEKVRTSPVTILRHSRSPTPDFQFDKKLEKASEGFIPISENTISVPVNDEPNEATFTNIQTSMSSNSIHNSLLMTQELDVLQNKISMLELENQDINTQLLNMQHLYSEIRNENANLQFQVERLTEQLASAQSEKEQYVARAQRILQEKESLISLKQESNNSEINVKHLFTTYNEELKKELEFQQEKNMDLTQKNAKLLSDMQSLQMQHQVIQQDLNQSIQALQHALLSEKMQRSAIEDDCSQKTKELDIRVQELAQLQEKFRQAMSNIGTLKEALLKKAEPITVDENQIRSLTHTLMVKQNKLETVTSERNALILQLEKLEAEHKREVAELKRDKVKVINVQAANDEGVLIPNFMRVSPHDAGVTRRVKKAYSTLDAISVRTGIFLRRYPVARVFVFSYMVILHLWVLLILLWYVPSN